Proteins encoded within one genomic window of Diorhabda sublineata isolate icDioSubl1.1 chromosome 1, icDioSubl1.1, whole genome shotgun sequence:
- the LOC130452460 gene encoding transmembrane protein 209, with amino-acid sequence MNVSLSNNRFNNSQILERSLTINKIKRSMKQEVIWGTLNFAILSIILYDLNESCPSNASYFRYGEYILVICLTINLFYYLIKIIKVSLTYPEPLIINEAQKKLLGVKDSDPNYKVIQTPVKNGTPQNSSTPFNITLSRNISQYENDSLNYSMSSPSWTYIKGTSDLNSSKFSPKRSPVTQQTPVKSSFRDVSSMELIEDEDSLNKYLKEHEENEKANKLTSKQEHSSNLLSSFWSHPVTQTAKDVSEFLKKCQYQLSTQSHNKISGSPNLKSDDKSSSPAQVSALEVWTRINVDSVALTQWNENIRKWISQTILERLVTEFDRVTAALDKHGLSDVKIGAVGLDRLRKTAQTASVAQFIPSLPALIPFLEVTSNQEYLERRIRDLTKGGCMSEFKWNSGGRYGGKEWDESLPTDCAIIMHLLASYLDTQLMPLPNMPDTKAFSGHHYLKITDKVPVLTGNSLFIQEVSEKPPHYRVVVAGKTYEMVKGYNNLFHSILFFIYHVNKMEHGMLGRVNLGRAGVNILWVIDQ; translated from the exons atgaatgtttctCT ATCAAATAATCGTTTTAACAACTcacaaattttggaaagaagtttaacgataaataaaattaaacggTCTATGAAACAAGAGGTTATATGGGGAACTTTGAATTTCGCCATACTATCTATTATTTTATACGATTT aaatgaatctTGCCCTTCAAATGCGAGTTACTTTCGTTATGGTGAATATATACTTGTAATATGCTTAAcgattaatttattttactatcttataaaaataataaaagtatctTTAACATATCCAGAACCCTTGATAATTAATGAAGCACAAAAGAAATTATTAGGTGTTAAGGACTCCG accCTAATTATAAAGTAATTCAAACCCCGGTTAAAAATGGTACCCCTCAAAACAGTAGCACTCCATTTAATATTACTCTAAGTAGAAATATTTCTCAATACGAAAACGATA GTTTGAATTATTCAATGTCTTCCCCATCATGGACCTACATAAAAGGTACTTCCGACTTAAATTCTAGTAAATTTTCACCTAAACGATCCCCAGTAACACAGCAGACTCCCGTTAAATCTTCATTTAGAGATGTTTCGTCAATGGAATTAATTGAAGATGAAGATtctttgaacaaatatttaaaagaacatgaagaaaatgaaaaagctAATAAATTGACTAGCAAACAAGAACATTCATCAAATTTACTAAGTTCATTTTGGAGTCATCCAGTAACACAAACTGCAAAAGATGTATctgaatttctcaaaaaatgccagtatcaactATCAACTCAATCTCAta ATAAGATATCCGGTAGTCCTAATTTAAAAAGCGATGATAAATCTTCTAGTCCAGCTCAAGTTTCTGCTCTTGAGGTTTGGACTCGTATTAACGTTGATAGTGTAGCTCTAACACAGTGgaatgaaaatataagaaaa TGGATTTCTCAAACGATTTTAGAACGTTTAGTAACAGAATTTGACAGAGTTACAGCTGCTTTAGACAAACACGGTTTGTCTGATGTAAAAATTGGAGCCGTTGGACTAGACCGCTTAAGAAAAACGGCACAAACTGCTTCGGTAGCTCAATTTATACCATCTTTACCTGCCTTGATACCATTTTTGGAGGTCACTAGTAATCAAGAATATCTAGAGAGAAGAATAAGAGATTTAACTAAAGGAGGCTGTATGAGCGAGTTCAAATGGAATAGTGGAGGAAGGTATGGTGGTAAAGAATGGGATGAATCCTTACCAACAGATTGTGCA ATCATCATGCACCTTTTGGCATCTTATTTGGATACTCAACTTATGCCTCTACCGAATATGCCTGATACAAAAGCCTTTAGTGGACaccattatttgaaaattacagATAAAGTACCCGTTTTAACAggaaatagtttatttatacaGGAAGTTAGTGAAAAACCGCCTCATTATAGAGTAGTTGTAGCCGGAAAGACTTACGAAATGGTTAAA GGTTACAACAATTTGTTCcatagcatattattttttatttatcacgtAAATAAAATGGAACACGGAATGCTGGGAAGAGTTAACTTGGGAAGAGCCGGCGTTAATATCCTGTGGGTTATCGACCaataa